In a single window of the Desulfocurvus vexinensis DSM 17965 genome:
- a CDS encoding EscF/YscF/HrpA family type III secretion system needle major subunit has translation MAISTNMTISESFGQMTDQLSSRATTLKTSIQAALKDGDLDPMKMLQLQFDMGNYNAMVEATSSVTKGLTDTAKTLAQRAGG, from the coding sequence ATGGCTATCAGCACCAACATGACCATCAGCGAATCCTTCGGGCAGATGACCGACCAGCTCTCGTCGCGGGCCACCACCCTCAAGACGAGCATCCAGGCCGCCCTCAAGGACGGCGACCTCGACCCCATGAAGATGCTCCAGCTGCAGTTCGACATGGGCAACTACAACGCCATGGTCGAGGCCACCTCCTCGGTGACCAAGGGCCTGACCGACACGGCCAAGACCCTGGCCCAGCGCGCCGGCGGCTGA
- a CDS encoding CesT family type III secretion system chaperone, whose product MLEQWIDTVCRAAGWPRPAQDARGRYRFRLEGGQNVDVGSPDGRVLRLSADLGRLTPGPGGDALLRKVGLAALARAASDTGVVSLDTRRGMLCYDAEHLLGIMRASEMHLALQHFLDEMDFWGDLCKTG is encoded by the coding sequence ATGCTGGAGCAATGGATCGATACGGTGTGCCGCGCCGCAGGCTGGCCCCGCCCCGCCCAGGACGCCCGGGGCCGCTACCGCTTCCGGCTGGAGGGCGGCCAGAACGTGGACGTCGGCTCCCCCGATGGCCGGGTGCTGCGCCTGTCCGCCGACCTGGGGCGCCTGACCCCGGGCCCGGGCGGCGACGCCCTGCTGCGCAAGGTCGGCCTGGCGGCCCTGGCCCGCGCCGCGTCGGACACGGGCGTGGTGTCCCTGGATACGCGCCGGGGCATGCTGTGCTACGACGCCGAGCACCTGCTGGGCATCATGCGCGCCTCGGAGATGCACCTGGCCCTGCAACATTTTCTGGACGAAATGGACTTCTGGGGCGACCTGTGCAAGACTGGCTGA
- the sctJ gene encoding type III secretion system inner membrane ring lipoprotein SctJ, which produces MKQISGTRRILRFIALMLLVLTLGGCMQPLYQGLAEREANEVLAALLKRGILADKQSEGKGLFTVRVDDAQVVNALEILRRQGLPQESYDTLGSMFPKEGMMSSPLEESARLSYALAQELADTCSKIDGVLASRVHVVLQEQDPVTEAVTPAAAAAFIRFMPGSSVEQYVPHIRKLMSNAVPNLKYDNVSVFLYPAAETIIMPPPPEYRRLMGVDIAPYAAGSFLLWVLTVLGVGVLSGFGGFWAMERYKARQAAQAAQDEQDHG; this is translated from the coding sequence GTGAAGCAGATTTCCGGAACAAGGCGAATCCTGCGATTCATCGCCCTGATGCTGCTGGTGCTGACCCTGGGTGGCTGCATGCAGCCGCTGTACCAGGGCCTGGCCGAGCGCGAGGCCAACGAGGTGCTCGCGGCGCTGCTCAAGCGCGGCATCCTGGCCGACAAGCAGTCCGAGGGCAAGGGGCTGTTCACCGTGCGCGTGGACGACGCCCAGGTGGTCAACGCCCTGGAGATCCTGCGCCGCCAGGGCCTGCCCCAGGAGAGCTACGACACCCTGGGCAGCATGTTCCCCAAGGAAGGCATGATGTCCTCGCCCCTGGAGGAGTCGGCGCGCCTGAGCTACGCCCTGGCCCAGGAGCTGGCCGACACCTGCTCCAAGATCGACGGGGTGCTGGCCTCGCGCGTCCACGTGGTGCTCCAGGAGCAGGACCCCGTGACCGAGGCCGTGACCCCGGCGGCGGCGGCGGCCTTCATCCGCTTCATGCCCGGCTCGTCGGTGGAGCAGTACGTGCCGCACATCCGCAAGCTGATGTCCAACGCGGTGCCCAACCTGAAGTACGACAACGTCTCGGTGTTCCTCTACCCGGCGGCGGAGACCATCATCATGCCGCCGCCCCCGGAATACCGCAGGCTGATGGGCGTGGACATCGCCCCCTACGCCGCGGGCAGCTTCCTGCTGTGGGTGCTCACGGTGCTGGGCGTGGGCGTGCTGTCGGGCTTTGGCGGATTCTGGGCCATGGAGCGCTACAAGGCGCGCCAGGCCGCCCAGGCCGCCCAGGACGAGCAGGACCATGGCTGA
- the sctD gene encoding type III secretion system inner membrane ring subunit SctD — protein MTTPGATPVILLKFFSGPHMGAEIPLRPGDTVLGSGESCDIILHDSTVATQHTLLVVPAGPEAPPALTLRTLDAPVLLLRPEPQAPGLDQPEEPAPEKDKAAPAPDEGPRPFQGELRWGPARAVMLGTTCMAWQVQGQPWGDIGPAAFLEETGPRPGQEPGAEEPGAQPAPAVPGARARRLVLLALGLLALLYLSVTFSGGPDTHLAREMGRVLKDKGFEYLTVSQTSIGVTIQGEVPEAGHRKALWELAGGMSFPVFIDVQVREERAQGVRVALAVRGLFPHVALDAQDVLLTGYFRDKLIEGAAKIWIAEDIRTIGEVRSSMVYAAQVWPLFRDALIRHELDELVVVRLHPGVVEVEGELDFEQRERLELAKKEVCDALNSPVAFWDTLTAPGFSAEWNKSISSSHRSAFAPDAGLAQLFRDAQELRASKGLSSAPALRAGPGASVARVTPVAPLPAGEPAPGPGHIDLSKAPVLDNALGGVVALVPTEPDHSSIDVLRDEKGKVVRDEDKRPLLEREGFILRDDEGRNITGHEAMTAVPAPAPDAPIAALRDEQGEVVRDEQGRPLLERGGEVLRDTRGHPVPGPEALADGAPVIVARDDKGQVLRDAEDRPLLERKPERLRDEAGRPVPGPEVLADGAPAVVARDEQGAPVLQREGQVLHDERGRPVPAPEAVAPGTPVAAARDDKGEVVRDTLGRPLLERPGGLLRDEQGQPVPGHEAMVPDTRITVARDEEDRVVRDDKGRPLLERAGDILRDSKDRPVPGRDDMFREGPAAVILERDGSPVQGADQAPLVVQALRDETGDVLRDEAGTPMFPTVARDAKEEVLRDEGGTPVLLGPLRDDQGRVVLDAERAPVPTVVARDPQDRVVRDAGGAPLVVAPRMDAQGRIVRDEEGRPVAPRIMTGADGRPARAADGALIQVPEDATDVGADATAPAAGPQAPVDPAKDYRQFGSGMGFADEQDKDAAPEDILGGLTIVGVTLEPVPFISMKDGQKYFTGGRLPGGFIIREITAEKLVVERDGKVVTRIFERRE, from the coding sequence GTGACGACCCCCGGCGCCACCCCGGTCATCCTGCTGAAATTCTTCTCCGGGCCGCACATGGGCGCGGAGATTCCCCTGCGCCCCGGCGACACCGTGCTGGGCAGCGGGGAAAGCTGCGATATCATCCTGCACGACAGCACCGTGGCCACGCAGCACACGCTGCTCGTGGTGCCTGCGGGCCCCGAGGCGCCGCCCGCCCTGACCCTGCGCACCCTGGACGCCCCCGTGCTCCTGCTGCGCCCCGAGCCGCAGGCCCCGGGCCTGGACCAGCCCGAGGAGCCCGCGCCGGAGAAGGACAAGGCCGCCCCGGCCCCCGACGAGGGCCCCCGGCCCTTCCAGGGCGAGCTGCGCTGGGGCCCGGCCCGGGCCGTCATGCTCGGCACGACCTGCATGGCCTGGCAGGTGCAGGGCCAGCCCTGGGGCGACATCGGCCCGGCGGCCTTCCTGGAGGAAACCGGGCCCCGCCCCGGCCAGGAGCCCGGCGCCGAGGAGCCCGGCGCGCAGCCCGCCCCCGCCGTGCCCGGCGCCCGGGCCCGCCGCCTCGTGCTGCTGGCCCTGGGCCTGCTGGCCCTGCTCTACCTCAGCGTGACCTTCTCGGGCGGGCCCGACACGCACCTGGCCCGCGAGATGGGCCGTGTGCTCAAGGACAAGGGCTTCGAGTACCTGACCGTGAGCCAGACCAGCATCGGCGTGACCATCCAGGGCGAGGTGCCCGAGGCCGGACACCGCAAGGCTCTGTGGGAACTGGCCGGAGGCATGAGCTTCCCGGTGTTCATCGACGTACAGGTGCGCGAGGAGCGCGCCCAGGGGGTGCGCGTGGCCCTGGCCGTGCGCGGCCTGTTCCCCCACGTCGCCCTGGACGCGCAGGACGTGCTGCTCACGGGCTATTTCCGCGACAAGCTCATCGAGGGTGCGGCCAAGATCTGGATCGCCGAGGACATCCGCACCATCGGCGAGGTCCGCTCGTCCATGGTCTACGCCGCCCAGGTCTGGCCGCTGTTCCGCGACGCGCTCATCCGCCACGAGCTGGACGAGCTGGTGGTGGTGCGCCTGCATCCGGGTGTGGTGGAGGTGGAGGGCGAGCTGGACTTCGAGCAGCGCGAGCGCCTGGAGCTGGCCAAGAAGGAGGTCTGCGACGCCCTGAACTCCCCCGTGGCCTTCTGGGACACCCTGACGGCTCCGGGCTTCTCGGCGGAGTGGAACAAGAGCATCAGCAGCAGCCACCGTTCGGCCTTCGCCCCCGACGCGGGCCTGGCCCAGCTTTTCCGCGACGCCCAGGAGCTGCGGGCCTCCAAGGGCCTGTCTTCGGCCCCGGCCCTGCGCGCCGGGCCGGGCGCGTCCGTGGCCCGGGTCACGCCTGTGGCCCCGCTGCCTGCGGGCGAGCCCGCCCCCGGGCCCGGGCACATCGACCTGTCCAAGGCCCCGGTGCTGGACAACGCCCTGGGCGGCGTGGTGGCCCTGGTGCCCACCGAGCCCGACCACTCCTCCATCGACGTGCTGCGCGACGAGAAGGGCAAGGTCGTGCGCGACGAGGACAAGCGGCCCCTGTTGGAGCGCGAGGGCTTCATCCTGCGCGACGACGAGGGCCGGAACATCACCGGCCACGAGGCCATGACCGCCGTGCCCGCCCCGGCGCCCGACGCGCCCATCGCCGCCCTGCGCGACGAGCAGGGCGAAGTGGTGCGCGACGAGCAGGGCCGCCCGCTACTGGAACGCGGAGGCGAGGTGCTGCGCGACACCCGCGGCCACCCCGTGCCCGGGCCCGAGGCCCTGGCCGACGGCGCCCCGGTCATCGTCGCCCGCGACGACAAGGGCCAAGTGCTGCGCGACGCCGAGGACCGCCCGCTGCTGGAGCGCAAGCCCGAACGCCTGCGCGACGAAGCAGGCCGCCCTGTGCCCGGGCCCGAAGTCCTGGCCGATGGCGCCCCCGCCGTGGTGGCCCGCGACGAACAGGGTGCCCCGGTGCTGCAACGCGAGGGCCAGGTGCTGCACGACGAGCGGGGCCGCCCGGTGCCCGCCCCCGAGGCCGTGGCCCCCGGCACCCCCGTGGCCGCCGCGCGCGACGACAAGGGCGAGGTGGTCCGCGATACGCTGGGCCGCCCGCTGCTGGAACGCCCGGGCGGGCTGCTGCGCGACGAGCAAGGCCAGCCCGTGCCCGGCCACGAGGCCATGGTCCCCGACACGCGCATCACCGTCGCCCGCGACGAAGAGGACCGCGTGGTGCGCGACGACAAGGGCCGCCCGCTGCTGGAGCGCGCGGGCGACATCCTGCGCGACAGCAAGGACCGGCCCGTGCCCGGGCGCGACGACATGTTCCGCGAAGGCCCCGCCGCCGTGATCCTGGAGCGCGACGGCAGCCCCGTGCAGGGCGCGGACCAGGCGCCCCTGGTGGTGCAGGCCCTGCGCGACGAGACCGGCGACGTGCTGCGCGACGAGGCGGGCACGCCCATGTTCCCCACCGTGGCCCGCGACGCCAAGGAAGAGGTGCTGCGCGACGAGGGCGGAACGCCCGTGCTGCTGGGCCCCCTGCGCGACGACCAGGGCCGGGTGGTCCTCGACGCCGAGCGGGCCCCGGTGCCCACGGTGGTGGCGCGCGATCCCCAGGACCGCGTGGTCCGCGACGCGGGCGGAGCGCCCCTGGTGGTCGCCCCGCGCATGGACGCCCAGGGCCGCATCGTGCGTGACGAGGAGGGCCGCCCCGTGGCACCCAGGATCATGACCGGGGCCGACGGCCGCCCGGCGCGCGCCGCCGACGGCGCCCTGATCCAGGTGCCCGAAGATGCCACCGATGTTGGCGCAGACGCCACCGCCCCTGCCGCCGGGCCGCAGGCGCCCGTGGATCCTGCCAAGGATTACAGGCAGTTCGGCTCTGGCATGGGCTTTGCTGATGAGCAGGACAAGGACGCGGCTCCCGAGGACATCCTTGGCGGGCTGACCATCGTGGGTGTAACCTTGGAGCCGGTGCCGTTCATCTCCATGAAGGACGGGCAGAAATACTTCACCGGCGGCAGGCTGCCCGGCGGATTCATCATCCGGGAGATCACAGCCGAAAAACTCGTGGTGGAACGCGACGGCAAGGTCGTGACCAGGATTTTCGAAAGGAGGGAATAA
- the sctC gene encoding type III secretion system outer membrane ring subunit SctC: protein MSTPFLSLLGRCLTALALCCALWAGAWAAGPDAGQASFSKSVANRYTLPISSIFKVRFSHYAEQAPLVDVLETFARTQGLRAAFTPNVKGEVSGMFSDMSPDEFLAAAYSAFGVEWYLMDDVLHFYVRRDLERRMVYLTASKPTRMRDILTRAGLLSPQLPCVADDDDRVLAFSGPAEYTEGVAAAIASYEAAFRNDQVVRVFFLKHAWADDTELGSGSDKKVIPGVATILSEMVMEQRAGDSQLALGSGAGAAVRETIPPLPEEQQILRLQDGEAAKILEELRRRAKEQMELDRRVASPLNTQTRALPASPVAELAPRILADSRSNAVIVRDSAYRMPYYEKTIAELDKPLQLVELHAAIVDVDVDYSSSLGVKWGGSGHGGPYTSTGAGVGLPSLNDTAKQVPLPADLPNALIGEGLTLSTVYSFGTDYFMAQVNALESDGKGRVLGRPSVLTIDNTSARLEASTTFYIRVVGTEVVDLREVSSGTVLDVTPHIIEYDDKPAQIKMAITVEDGGDPSTGSTTSDIPAVVKKTTIRTQGIVSEGQSLLIGGYFYEQVKDDQTGVPVLMDLPALGALFRTKTKTSQRMERLILISPRLLTLDESSNVPQELNELGFSAAPASPQFVTPGTATSVPKPGGCAVRTRDTGQDPAPASGTKWEDLP from the coding sequence TTGAGCACTCCATTTCTTTCCCTCCTCGGACGGTGCCTGACGGCCCTGGCGCTCTGCTGCGCGCTGTGGGCCGGGGCGTGGGCCGCCGGGCCGGACGCGGGGCAGGCCTCGTTCTCCAAGAGCGTCGCCAACCGCTACACCCTGCCCATCAGCTCCATCTTCAAGGTCCGCTTCAGCCACTACGCCGAACAGGCGCCCCTGGTGGACGTGCTGGAAACCTTCGCGCGCACCCAGGGGCTGCGCGCGGCCTTCACGCCCAACGTCAAGGGCGAGGTCAGCGGCATGTTTTCCGACATGTCGCCCGACGAGTTCCTGGCGGCGGCCTACTCGGCCTTCGGGGTCGAGTGGTACCTGATGGACGACGTCCTGCACTTCTACGTGCGCCGCGACCTGGAGCGGCGCATGGTCTACCTCACGGCCAGCAAGCCCACGCGCATGCGCGACATCCTGACCCGCGCCGGGCTGCTCTCGCCGCAACTGCCCTGCGTGGCCGACGACGACGACCGGGTGCTGGCCTTCTCCGGGCCCGCCGAATACACCGAGGGCGTGGCCGCGGCCATCGCCTCCTACGAGGCCGCCTTCCGCAACGACCAGGTGGTGCGCGTCTTCTTCCTCAAGCACGCCTGGGCCGATGACACCGAGCTGGGCTCGGGCAGCGACAAGAAGGTCATCCCCGGCGTGGCGACCATCCTCTCGGAGATGGTCATGGAGCAGCGCGCCGGCGACTCGCAGCTGGCCCTGGGCTCGGGCGCCGGGGCCGCCGTGCGCGAGACCATCCCGCCCCTGCCCGAAGAGCAGCAGATCCTGCGCCTGCAAGACGGCGAAGCGGCCAAGATCCTGGAAGAGCTGCGCCGCCGGGCCAAGGAGCAGATGGAGCTGGACCGCCGCGTGGCCTCGCCCCTGAACACCCAGACCCGGGCCCTGCCCGCCTCCCCGGTGGCCGAGCTGGCCCCCAGGATCCTGGCCGACTCGCGCAGCAACGCCGTCATCGTGCGCGACTCGGCCTACCGCATGCCCTACTACGAGAAGACCATCGCCGAGCTGGACAAGCCCCTGCAACTGGTGGAGCTGCACGCCGCCATCGTGGACGTGGACGTGGACTACTCCAGCTCCCTGGGCGTGAAATGGGGTGGCTCGGGCCACGGCGGGCCGTACACCTCCACGGGCGCGGGCGTCGGGCTGCCGAGCCTCAACGACACCGCCAAGCAGGTGCCCCTGCCCGCCGACCTGCCCAACGCGCTCATCGGCGAAGGGCTGACCCTGTCCACGGTCTACAGCTTCGGCACGGACTATTTCATGGCCCAGGTCAACGCCCTGGAGTCCGACGGCAAGGGCCGCGTGCTGGGCCGCCCCTCGGTGCTGACCATCGACAACACCAGCGCGCGCCTGGAAGCCAGCACCACCTTCTACATCCGCGTGGTGGGCACCGAGGTGGTGGACCTGCGCGAGGTCTCCTCGGGCACCGTGCTCGACGTGACCCCGCACATCATCGAATACGACGACAAGCCCGCGCAGATAAAGATGGCCATTACCGTGGAGGACGGCGGCGACCCCAGCACCGGCTCCACCACCAGCGACATCCCCGCCGTGGTCAAGAAGACCACCATCCGCACCCAGGGCATCGTCAGCGAGGGCCAGAGTCTGCTCATCGGCGGCTACTTCTACGAGCAGGTCAAGGACGACCAGACCGGCGTGCCCGTGCTCATGGACCTGCCCGCCCTGGGCGCGCTGTTCAGGACCAAGACCAAGACCTCCCAGCGCATGGAACGGCTGATCCTCATCTCCCCGCGCCTGTTGACCCTGGACGAGTCCTCCAACGTACCCCAAGAGCTGAACGAACTGGGCTTCTCCGCCGCTCCGGCCTCGCCCCAGTTCGTCACCCCCGGAACGGCCACCAGCGTGCCCAAGCCCGGGGGCTGCGCCGTGCGCACCCGCGATACCGGGCAGGACCCGGCCCCGGCCTCCGGCACGAAGTGGGAGGACCTGCCGTGA
- a CDS encoding tetratricopeptide repeat protein produces the protein MLSTVDCKRLLDIAFAASSGGFPGEARAILDGLEKVWPDSPEVKICRAVNHYVVNDFDKAHQCLGDVLAADPGNEFALAHLGVVYHLAGEDGEARKALETVARDGEDPQAVALAKAMLKDVL, from the coding sequence ATGCTCTCGACTGTTGACTGCAAGCGCCTGCTGGACATCGCCTTCGCGGCGTCGTCCGGCGGCTTTCCCGGGGAGGCCCGGGCCATCCTGGACGGGCTGGAAAAGGTCTGGCCCGACAGCCCGGAGGTCAAGATCTGCCGGGCCGTGAACCACTACGTGGTCAACGACTTCGACAAGGCCCACCAGTGCCTGGGCGACGTGCTGGCCGCCGACCCGGGCAACGAGTTCGCCCTGGCCCACCTCGGCGTGGTCTACCACCTGGCGGGCGAGGACGGCGAGGCGCGCAAGGCCCTGGAAACCGTGGCCCGCGACGGGGAGGACCCCCAGGCCGTGGCCCTGGCCAAGGCCATGCTCAAGGACGTGCTCTAG